Within the Candidatus Bathyarchaeota archaeon genome, the region TGGTATCTATTATCATCGCTCCAACCTCTTCGAAAGCTCCCTCCGAAAGCTTTCAAACTCCTCCGCCGTCGTCCTCGCGATCTTCTCCGAGTATATAAGACGAATTAGGTTTTCACGGCCTCTGAGAGACTCTCTTAGAAGTTCGTTAAGAACCCTAGAGATCGCCCTAACAGTCCCGTACCTCTTCAAACTCTCCTTGACGAGCTTCTCGTAAACATCGTCATCCAACATAACCGTTGTACGCCTAGGCATCTAAACACCTAAAAATCAAAATGCTTAAACACCTATATAAGAATTCCCAAGGGCTCATCAACCTAAACCTTCAATATGATTCTTGACTTCTGAGCCCAAGATGGGGTTTAAGGACCTAATGGGATTGTGGGGGAAATTTTATTTATTGTGGGTATTTTATTATATATGTGGGTGAATTATTTTGAGTGTGATCGTTCAGGTCGATGAGAGATTTAGGGTGACTATAACGAGGAGGTTGAGGAAGATTTTTCCGGTGTCTGTGGGTGAGAAGCTTTATGTCGTCGCCTCAGGCGATGCGCTACTATTGAAGAGAGTTCCACAGGATCCGGCTGGAAGGTTGGATGAAATCCTTGGAGACCTAAAGTTCGATAGAGAATCCAGAAGGAGGGCTGAGGGGTGGCTTCTGAAAGAGATGAGAGAGAGGTCTTAGCCGAGACGGAGTTCCTCTTCGGGCTTAGAAAAGGAGACCGCCGCTACGATGTAGTAGTGAAGATACTGGAGCTCTGTAAGAAGGGATTGCTGAGGGTCAGGATTCTATCCTCTGCCGTGGTCGAGGTTAAAGCCATCTTATATTCACATGGCTTGAAGCCTAGTGATGTCGAGGAAGTATGCTCGCTTATGGACATACAGCTTGTCGAGGCAAATATTGTGGAGTATGAGTCCCTAACGTTGGCGGACGTAGTCTTAGCCGGGAGGCTTAGAAGTCAGAGCCCCCGGCTCACGTTCTTCGAC harbors:
- a CDS encoding PIN domain-containing protein codes for the protein MASERDEREVLAETEFLFGLRKGDRRYDVVVKILELCKKGLLRVRILSSAVVEVKAILYSHGLKPSDVEEVCSLMDIQLVEANIVEYESLTLADVVLAGRLRSQSPRLTFFDSLHAATAKRLNKALLSNDPIYREVEVKTVGFKELVETTLNS